A genomic stretch from Alteribacter keqinensis includes:
- a CDS encoding ROK family transcriptional regulator: MSLTRTGDVKLMQELNRSIILDTIRKEEPLSRSDIAKRLSISPTTVATAVKELIKNGFVIEGGEGHSSGGRKPILLRFNPNGKHIIAVSITNSDLSVGIMNLAAETLYKKHYEAPRFFGQRVIEVVKDAIKETLDQPGTPKEDCLGIAIIAPGIVDANSGEILYNAQLDLHNVNIVSIVREEFQIETWLDNDVNALMLAEKEFGDYKTFRNIVYVKLTDGVGAGAYLNNRIFRGHNGGAGEFGHISVDKSGMRCECGNNGCLESYISWSAIAGRIELALQRGRKSILRDLMNTEDKLSPVLFKKGVEERDPLCIEVAEDVGSYLTSGLVNIIHLYNPEVVILGGEVIDHNAFLLKYTKEQLYKKTMRVLSQDLKVVPSSLGEDYELIGCVAVLFQDFFRIGEFSR, from the coding sequence GTGTCGCTGACTCGTACAGGAGACGTTAAGCTTATGCAGGAGCTTAATCGTTCAATTATTTTGGATACCATTCGAAAAGAAGAACCTCTGTCGAGGAGTGACATTGCCAAGCGCTTATCGATCAGTCCAACGACCGTTGCAACGGCAGTGAAGGAACTGATCAAAAACGGCTTTGTCATAGAAGGTGGAGAAGGTCATTCCAGCGGAGGAAGAAAGCCGATTCTTTTACGGTTTAACCCCAACGGAAAGCACATTATCGCAGTTTCCATAACGAACAGTGATTTGTCCGTAGGGATTATGAACCTGGCAGCGGAGACATTGTATAAAAAACATTATGAGGCGCCTCGTTTTTTCGGTCAACGTGTGATTGAAGTTGTAAAGGACGCCATAAAGGAGACGCTGGATCAACCGGGAACGCCCAAAGAAGACTGCCTCGGGATAGCTATTATCGCTCCGGGGATTGTGGATGCAAATTCCGGTGAGATTTTATACAATGCGCAACTCGATCTCCATAACGTCAATATTGTCTCGATTGTGAGAGAAGAGTTCCAGATTGAAACGTGGCTGGACAATGATGTAAACGCTTTAATGCTGGCGGAAAAGGAATTTGGCGACTACAAAACCTTTAGAAATATTGTCTATGTCAAGCTTACAGATGGCGTAGGAGCCGGTGCCTACCTCAATAATCGTATTTTCAGAGGTCATAATGGAGGAGCCGGTGAGTTTGGACACATCAGTGTTGATAAAAGCGGCATGAGGTGTGAATGTGGCAACAATGGCTGCTTGGAATCGTACATCAGTTGGTCTGCCATTGCAGGAAGAATTGAACTGGCCCTGCAAAGAGGGAGAAAGTCAATTCTGCGAGATCTTATGAATACTGAGGATAAGCTAAGTCCAGTCCTTTTTAAAAAAGGAGTGGAAGAGCGCGACCCGTTATGTATCGAAGTGGCAGAAGATGTTGGTAGCTATTTAACGAGTGGTTTGGTGAATATCATTCATCTGTATAACCCAGAAGTAGTGATTCTGGGTGGTGAAGTGATTGATCACAATGCCTTTTTACTGAAATATACGAAAGAGCAATTATATAAAAAGACGATGAGGGTCCTGTCGCAGGATTTAAAAGTCGTTCCGTCTTCATTAGGAGAAGATTATGAATTAATTGGTTGTGTGGCAGTGTTGTTTCAGGATTTCTTTCGCATAGGGGAATTTAGTCGATGA